A portion of the Petrotoga mexicana DSM 14811 genome contains these proteins:
- a CDS encoding family 1 glycosylhydrolase produces MENVNFPRSFLWGVNSPFFSFLENSTEGSKQQIFENAEKNLNKQLSFLKRLKINSFRFNLNWDLLYLDPFYSCAMYDNFIEQLRQSGIEPIVNLVDFDFLSYNKKEVVDNIENEENISIFIEIIEKIVSTFKFKVQYYIILNHTAKYLKKRFFKGADVDNTALHETVQNLFNLYDKSVRIIKSINPYAKVSVSEEFYVEEEEQLDFVFSFIDVIVKGESPFFENMAFKNSDIDFIGINFNDLTSNSEEYTSLIKELSKGKNANDLDEVIKRFSSKYYIPFLITDNVSTIDDDSLKSRYLVNNLYKINQSLENNAKIFGYIYNSLSDVKINNLLLKTGLYRIDDKNNYISLKNFAKIYSNIIEDNSINERYLKYID; encoded by the coding sequence GTGGAAAATGTAAATTTTCCGAGATCTTTTTTGTGGGGAGTAAACTCCCCTTTCTTTTCTTTTTTGGAAAATTCAACGGAAGGATCGAAACAACAAATATTTGAAAATGCGGAAAAAAACTTGAACAAACAATTATCTTTTCTTAAGAGGTTGAAAATTAATTCTTTTAGATTCAATCTAAATTGGGATTTGTTATATCTTGATCCTTTTTATTCTTGTGCTATGTATGATAACTTTATAGAGCAACTACGTCAAAGTGGAATTGAACCTATCGTTAACCTCGTCGATTTTGATTTCCTTTCATACAATAAAAAAGAAGTTGTTGATAATATAGAAAATGAAGAAAATATCTCGATATTTATAGAAATTATAGAAAAGATTGTCTCCACTTTTAAATTCAAGGTTCAATATTATATTATCTTGAATCATACTGCAAAATACCTAAAAAAAAGATTTTTTAAAGGTGCAGATGTTGATAACACCGCATTACATGAAACGGTTCAAAATCTCTTCAATCTTTACGATAAAAGTGTTCGTATAATAAAAAGTATTAACCCTTACGCTAAAGTATCGGTAAGCGAGGAATTTTATGTTGAGGAAGAAGAACAGTTAGATTTTGTTTTTTCCTTTATTGATGTAATTGTAAAAGGAGAAAGCCCTTTTTTTGAAAACATGGCTTTTAAAAACTCTGATATAGATTTTATTGGGATAAATTTCAATGATTTAACTTCAAATTCAGAAGAATATACTTCTTTAATAAAAGAACTTTCAAAAGGGAAGAATGCTAATGACCTTGATGAAGTAATAAAAAGATTTTCTTCTAAATATTACATTCCTTTTCTAATAACTGATAATGTATCCACTATTGATGACGATAGTTTAAAAAGCCGTTATTTAGTTAATAATTTATATAAAATTAATCAATCTTTGGAAAATAATGCGAAGATTTTCGGATACATCTACAATTCCTTAAGTGATGTTAAAATCAATAATCTTCTTTTAAAAACAGGTCTGTATAGAATAGACGATAAAAATAATTATATCAGTTTGAAAAACTTTGCAAAAATCTATTCGAATATCATAGAAGATAATAGTATAAACGAAAGATACCTAAAATATATTGATTAG
- a CDS encoding ABC transporter permease, whose protein sequence is MEILKETIRSLLSNKLRTFLSMLGIIIGVGAVMTIIAIGDGARQEINNTVSSLGSNIIMVNSTVYSRFASQPLEFQDAINIKSMVPQVKNATGVLNSNLTIESAGETISGSVFGVMPSFFDIMNLNIAYGRRLDETDEEELRSVAVIGYNIANELFGRQNVVGERINVIQSGNSGSRKVSFEIVGVLEKTGTRLLFNVDDMIILPHTVADYRLFHMNGRTSSIFVSAVDENTAELATMATDFYLYRKFGDSDKYSILSQDAILEAVNQITGIMNVILVGIAAISLVVGGIGIMNIMLVTVKERTREIGIKMAIGATRHRILMEFLVESIVLTVVAGIIGMILGGLLSGLIAYFGRAFGLTAVITWKSIALSFGVSAAIGLFFGIYPANQASKLSPIEALRYE, encoded by the coding sequence TTGGAAATACTTAAAGAGACCATTAGATCATTGCTTTCTAACAAGTTGAGGACGTTTCTTTCAATGTTGGGAATAATAATAGGTGTTGGTGCGGTAATGACGATAATAGCCATAGGTGATGGAGCAAGGCAGGAAATAAACAACACCGTTTCTTCTCTTGGGTCAAACATTATTATGGTTAACTCCACTGTGTATTCAAGATTTGCATCTCAGCCCCTGGAGTTTCAGGATGCGATTAACATTAAAAGTATGGTTCCACAAGTAAAGAATGCTACAGGTGTTTTAAATTCAAATTTGACCATTGAAAGTGCTGGAGAAACGATTTCCGGATCGGTATTCGGAGTTATGCCTAGTTTTTTTGATATAATGAACTTAAATATTGCTTATGGTAGAAGGTTAGATGAAACTGACGAAGAAGAATTAAGGTCGGTTGCCGTTATAGGTTATAATATAGCTAATGAATTATTTGGTCGTCAAAATGTTGTTGGTGAACGAATCAATGTTATTCAAAGTGGAAATTCTGGTAGTAGAAAGGTTTCTTTTGAAATAGTTGGAGTTTTGGAAAAAACCGGAACAAGGTTATTATTTAACGTTGATGATATGATCATACTCCCCCATACAGTAGCAGATTATAGGCTGTTTCACATGAATGGAAGGACGAGCTCTATTTTTGTTTCAGCAGTAGATGAGAATACTGCAGAATTGGCAACCATGGCGACGGACTTTTATCTTTATAGAAAATTTGGAGATTCTGATAAATACAGTATATTAAGTCAAGACGCTATTTTAGAAGCTGTTAATCAAATAACTGGTATTATGAATGTGATACTTGTAGGAATAGCGGCAATTTCGTTAGTTGTAGGCGGAATAGGAATAATGAATATTATGCTCGTCACCGTTAAAGAAAGAACCAGAGAGATAGGTATAAAGATGGCTATAGGAGCCACAAGACATAGGATTTTGATGGAATTTTTAGTTGAGAGTATAGTTTTAACGGTGGTAGCTGGTATAATAGGTATGATATTAGGTGGGCTTCTCTCAGGTTTAATAGCATATTTTGGTAGAGCTTTTGGATTAACGGCCGTCATAACGTGGAAATCGATCGCTTTATCCTTCGGGGTATCTGCGGCGATAGGTTTATTCTTTGGTATATACCCAGCAAATCAAGCGTCAAAGTTGAGCCCAATAGAAGCGTTAAGATACGAGTAA
- a CDS encoding TolC family protein, producing MKKVVLIAFTLFLVTGMFSAGLTEVFDTAKASSTIYKTAQLDLEKTNLDYNKAKIEATNRKLELSGELSYYSGLSNYNTSMKDYYGDIVDRVLDVYVEEINVKTADLQLKNAQITYDNNTELFNNGLISEDDLKSSELDVSDAQNNLESAQLNLETAKDNLKELYEGDYSQIEINVPTYEGIFVSDEEYLNNNYNLKMAQINVDISQYDLNNLPANASSYEKRIAELTHQKNILSLQDTQDTLIEAHKTTKNSIETLYKSLKNSEERMNLAQSTYNDTKDRFNKGLVSELELNTANINYLTTQKNYYESVRSYIKAYINYIIDTGRSLEEVGL from the coding sequence ATGAAGAAAGTAGTATTGATAGCATTTACACTGTTTTTAGTGACGGGGATGTTTTCAGCAGGTTTAACAGAGGTGTTTGATACAGCCAAAGCGAGTAGTACCATATACAAAACCGCACAGCTTGATCTCGAAAAGACTAACCTCGATTACAACAAGGCTAAGATAGAGGCAACGAACAGGAAGTTAGAATTAAGTGGGGAATTAAGTTATTACTCAGGTCTTTCAAACTACAATACCTCTATGAAAGATTACTACGGTGACATAGTAGACAGAGTTTTGGATGTTTACGTAGAAGAAATCAACGTAAAAACAGCTGATTTGCAGTTAAAAAACGCACAGATAACCTACGACAACAACACTGAATTGTTCAACAATGGCTTGATCTCAGAAGACGACCTTAAAAGTTCTGAACTTGATGTAAGTGATGCACAAAACAATTTGGAAAGTGCACAATTAAATTTAGAAACCGCCAAAGACAACTTAAAAGAATTATACGAAGGAGATTACAGCCAAATAGAGATAAATGTTCCAACGTATGAAGGTATATTCGTAAGTGATGAGGAATATTTAAACAACAACTACAATCTAAAAATGGCACAAATAAACGTAGATATTTCACAATACGATCTCAACAACTTACCTGCCAACGCATCATCTTATGAAAAAAGGATAGCGGAGTTAACACACCAAAAAAATATCTTAAGTTTGCAAGACACTCAAGATACATTGATCGAAGCACACAAAACAACAAAAAATAGTATCGAAACCCTTTACAAAAGTTTGAAAAATTCAGAAGAAAGAATGAACTTAGCTCAAAGCACATATAACGACACAAAGGATAGATTCAACAAAGGATTGGTATCTGAATTGGAGTTAAACACTGCGAATATAAACTATCTAACAACACAAAAGAATTATTATGAAAGTGTAAGAAGTTACATAAAAGCATATATCAACTACATAATAGACACAGGAAGGAGCCTTGAGGAGGTAGGATTGTGA
- the ftsH gene encoding ATP-dependent zinc metalloprotease FtsH, whose amino-acid sequence MNNNPNRRGSLFGPLFIYFILAMLIFMSISQLNTSNITEISYTDLVNLINQDTIISLQIDTSGLIQAKAKNGQLFQVYAPTLLMDQAYVRALANDGIKIEYIQNTGASWWVTMLIYMLPLIILMFFWFWMFRRSGTGEGIPGANYRRNPAKRYDARKNKITFNDVAGIDEVKEELEDIVNFLKDPKNFSALGAKMPKGVLLAGPPGTGKTLVARAVAGEANVPFYFMSGSDFVELFVGVGAARVRDLFKEAKENSPAIIFIDELDAVGRQRGTGLGGGHDEREQTLNALLVEMDGFDPREGIVVMAATNRPDILDKALLRPGRFDKKIFLDVPDLRAREEIIKIHLRGKKIADDIDVKSLARSTPGFVGADLENMVNEAALLAARDNRDHITNDDFQEAIERVIVGPARKSRKITPKEKKVITYHELGHAFLGYLLPYADPVHKITIVPRGQAALGYTMQLPTEDRFLITEPEIKDKIVGMLGGRAAEEIVFNEITTGAGNDLKRATELVREMVAQLGMSEKIGPIAWGEEEGEIFLGREITRMKNFSQETAKEIDSEIKNFILSSYEKAKNLLLENRKRLDLLAIYLYNKENISGKEFKKMMEMDIDELNDYVLKDKDVKETNLFLSYA is encoded by the coding sequence ATGAATAACAATCCAAACAGAAGAGGTTCTCTATTTGGACCGCTTTTTATATATTTCATTCTAGCTATGCTTATTTTTATGAGTATTTCTCAGTTGAATACCTCCAACATAACTGAGATAAGTTACACCGATCTGGTGAATTTAATAAATCAAGATACGATCATAAGTTTACAGATCGATACAAGTGGTTTAATCCAAGCAAAAGCCAAAAACGGACAGCTTTTTCAAGTTTACGCCCCAACTTTGCTTATGGATCAAGCTTATGTAAGGGCATTGGCAAATGATGGCATTAAGATTGAGTATATTCAAAACACCGGGGCAAGTTGGTGGGTTACTATGCTTATCTATATGTTACCATTAATAATACTAATGTTTTTTTGGTTTTGGATGTTCAGAAGATCCGGAACAGGGGAGGGGATACCTGGAGCTAATTATAGGAGAAACCCTGCTAAAAGATATGATGCTAGAAAAAATAAAATTACTTTCAATGACGTAGCTGGAATCGACGAAGTTAAAGAAGAGTTAGAAGATATAGTTAATTTTCTAAAAGATCCTAAAAACTTTAGTGCCTTGGGAGCAAAAATGCCTAAAGGTGTCCTCTTGGCAGGACCTCCGGGCACCGGAAAGACTTTGGTAGCTAGAGCTGTTGCAGGAGAGGCTAATGTGCCATTTTATTTTATGTCAGGTTCTGATTTCGTTGAATTATTTGTAGGTGTGGGAGCAGCCAGAGTCAGAGACCTTTTTAAAGAAGCAAAAGAGAATAGTCCTGCAATAATTTTCATCGACGAACTGGATGCCGTTGGAAGGCAAAGAGGAACAGGTTTAGGTGGAGGTCATGACGAAAGGGAGCAAACTTTGAACGCTTTATTAGTTGAAATGGACGGCTTTGATCCCCGAGAAGGTATAGTAGTGATGGCCGCAACAAATAGACCAGACATCTTAGATAAAGCACTCTTAAGACCTGGAAGGTTCGACAAAAAAATATTCTTAGATGTACCTGATTTAAGGGCGAGAGAGGAAATTATAAAGATTCATCTAAGAGGGAAAAAAATCGCAGACGATATAGACGTTAAAAGTTTGGCTCGAAGTACCCCTGGTTTCGTAGGTGCTGATTTAGAAAATATGGTAAATGAAGCAGCTCTACTAGCAGCGAGAGACAACAGAGATCACATAACTAACGATGATTTCCAGGAGGCAATAGAAAGGGTGATTGTGGGTCCCGCTCGTAAATCACGAAAAATAACCCCCAAAGAGAAAAAAGTTATCACCTATCACGAATTGGGCCATGCTTTTTTAGGTTATCTTTTACCTTACGCAGATCCTGTTCACAAAATCACCATAGTTCCTCGTGGACAAGCGGCTTTAGGTTACACTATGCAACTTCCAACCGAAGACAGGTTTTTAATCACAGAACCAGAAATAAAGGATAAAATAGTCGGTATGTTAGGCGGAAGAGCGGCCGAAGAGATTGTATTCAATGAAATCACAACAGGAGCAGGAAACGATTTAAAGAGAGCTACAGAGCTAGTAAGGGAAATGGTTGCCCAATTAGGTATGAGTGAAAAGATTGGACCCATCGCATGGGGTGAAGAAGAAGGAGAAATCTTTTTGGGAAGAGAAATAACTAGAATGAAGAATTTTTCCCAAGAGACGGCTAAAGAAATAGATTCAGAGATCAAAAACTTTATTCTTAGCAGTTATGAAAAAGCTAAGAACTTACTGTTAGAAAATAGAAAACGACTTGACCTTTTAGCCATTTATCTCTATAATAAAGAGAATATCTCTGGAAAAGAGTTTAAAAAAATGATGGAAATGGATATTGACGAGCTTAATGATTACGTTTTAAAAGACAAAGATGTAAAAGAAACAAACCTTTTTTTATCGTATGCCTAA
- a CDS encoding ATP-binding cassette domain-containing protein, translating to MMAVMELKDVWKIYDVGEVKVEALRGVSFNVEDGEYVIIIGPSGSGKSTLLQILGCLDKPTKGQVYIENVEVSKMKDRELARVRNKKIGFVFQSFNLLPKLSALENVELPLIYAGVPQKKRREIAKEQLELVGLGNRLDHKPTQLSGGQQQRVAIARALANDPAFLLADEPTGNLDTKSGEEILQIFRKLNDMGKTLVVVTHDMRMLDEGSKTIRLLDGRIQSIEVNTVGNT from the coding sequence TTGATGGCAGTAATGGAATTAAAAGATGTATGGAAAATATACGATGTTGGAGAAGTAAAAGTTGAGGCACTGCGCGGGGTTTCTTTTAATGTTGAAGATGGTGAATATGTCATCATAATCGGACCTTCAGGTAGCGGTAAATCAACTTTGTTACAAATTCTTGGTTGTCTGGATAAACCTACAAAAGGACAGGTATACATTGAAAATGTAGAAGTGTCCAAAATGAAAGATAGAGAATTAGCAAGGGTAAGAAACAAAAAGATAGGATTTGTTTTTCAAAGTTTCAATTTACTTCCAAAGTTGAGTGCATTGGAAAATGTTGAACTTCCTTTAATATATGCGGGTGTACCTCAGAAAAAAAGAAGGGAGATAGCAAAAGAACAATTAGAGTTAGTAGGGCTCGGTAACAGGTTAGATCATAAACCAACTCAACTATCGGGTGGGCAACAACAAAGGGTAGCAATAGCAAGAGCTTTAGCTAACGATCCAGCCTTTCTTTTAGCTGATGAACCGACGGGGAACCTGGATACTAAAAGTGGAGAAGAAATTCTTCAAATATTTAGGAAGTTGAACGATATGGGTAAAACGCTAGTTGTCGTCACCCATGATATGAGAATGTTAGATGAAGGATCAAAAACGATTAGATTGTTGGATGGAAGGATCCAGTCGATAGAGGTGAACACAGTTGGAAATACTTAA
- a CDS encoding S41 family peptidase: MSKKKKKLLSVIIIFGLFITSWIFADTVSNSYQKDTVTQIYLDKFEEPIYSTLYYIVNYYYDKDNVDYDKIVDSTIEGMMKGLEDPFAWYLDSVQTEESKIDIEGKYGGIGLTIRYDYEMDAVLIVSPMNGTPAQRAGLMANDYILSIDGTPTSELGLSKSASLMRGEPGTEVTLEIYRDSWTEPKNITLIRETIETKTVKFDTIEYKNKKLGYILLTNFAKSSAEEMSEALNNLSNQNTDGLIIDLRNNPGGLLQSAVDITSMFLKSGEIVSVKYFDDTKESIPTIPGNYYSFLQNIPIVLLVNGGSASASEILTGALKDNGVATVIGETTYGKAAVQSTFSLSTGGEIWLPIAHYFTPSGSDIHLKGIKPDIEVSNPEREVISMTEISEEEATEAFYTTTEKPVLNIEEDLQLKTALDFLTGGN, translated from the coding sequence ATGAGTAAAAAAAAGAAAAAATTGCTATCTGTAATAATAATTTTTGGTTTATTTATTACTTCCTGGATCTTTGCAGATACTGTTTCTAACAGTTATCAAAAGGATACTGTAACGCAAATCTATTTAGATAAGTTTGAAGAACCTATTTATTCTACGTTATACTACATAGTCAATTATTATTATGACAAAGACAACGTTGATTACGATAAAATTGTGGATTCCACAATTGAAGGGATGATGAAAGGACTTGAGGATCCTTTTGCCTGGTATCTTGATTCCGTTCAAACAGAAGAAAGTAAAATAGACATAGAAGGTAAATATGGTGGGATAGGGTTAACTATTAGATACGATTACGAAATGGATGCAGTTCTTATCGTTTCACCGATGAATGGAACGCCTGCACAAAGAGCAGGATTAATGGCTAACGATTACATTTTATCAATTGACGGTACCCCCACATCCGAACTTGGCCTTAGTAAATCAGCCTCGCTAATGAGGGGAGAACCTGGCACGGAAGTTACCTTGGAAATATACCGCGACTCTTGGACTGAACCAAAGAATATAACATTAATAAGAGAAACAATAGAAACTAAGACTGTAAAATTCGATACGATAGAATACAAAAATAAAAAGCTTGGTTACATATTACTTACTAATTTCGCCAAATCAAGTGCTGAAGAAATGAGCGAAGCTTTAAATAATCTATCAAATCAAAATACAGATGGATTAATAATTGATTTAAGAAACAACCCGGGTGGACTTTTACAATCAGCTGTTGATATTACTTCCATGTTTTTAAAGAGCGGTGAAATAGTTAGTGTTAAATATTTTGATGACACAAAAGAATCTATTCCCACTATTCCCGGAAATTATTATAGTTTTTTACAAAATATCCCTATTGTTTTGTTAGTTAATGGTGGTTCGGCATCTGCTTCAGAAATCCTAACCGGGGCTCTTAAAGATAATGGCGTAGCAACCGTCATTGGAGAAACAACGTATGGAAAAGCCGCGGTACAAAGCACATTTAGCTTATCCACGGGAGGAGAGATTTGGTTACCTATAGCCCATTATTTCACACCAAGCGGATCAGATATTCATTTAAAAGGGATAAAACCTGATATAGAGGTAAGTAACCCAGAAAGGGAAGTCATCTCTATGACAGAAATATCTGAAGAAGAGGCAACTGAAGCTTTCTATACGACTACAGAAAAACCTGTACTAAATATTGAAGAAGATTTGCAACTGAAAACTGCCTTGGACTTTTTAACTGGAGGTAACTAA
- a CDS encoding efflux RND transporter periplasmic adaptor subunit → MKRRGKITIWTIVIVAIVVIVGIIFFPMQSSPTTSETSGLPSIYLEYEVKSDGVGDSIEVVGNITAEIESVIPKVSGEIVEVYVEKGDEVEEGQILAKIDDLDYQIAYLNALNDYESSTNVGERMKEVKRLQLEKAKKNLEETEIKSPVSGIVNTVNISKGDMVGTTSAVLTIVDNSTIKVETAVDEIDFPLINEGMDATIRIDPLNLEEPGVITWVSPTTQTDMGVVVIPIEIEFTQDNPQNLLIPGMTADVEIVTLKLENTVAVPKDAIHEGVDGAKIVYKKTAEGGMEPVQVQTGKETDSMVEITAGLKAGDKVLILPSQEEAQRIMQNYGIPMGVPVAPGAVPQGPGGGGF, encoded by the coding sequence TTGAAAAGAAGAGGAAAGATAACGATATGGACAATAGTGATAGTAGCTATAGTTGTAATAGTTGGGATAATATTTTTTCCAATGCAAAGTTCACCTACAACTTCTGAAACAAGTGGATTACCTTCAATATACTTAGAATACGAGGTAAAATCAGATGGCGTAGGAGATTCGATAGAAGTGGTGGGAAATATAACCGCTGAGATTGAATCAGTGATCCCAAAAGTTTCCGGAGAAATAGTTGAGGTATACGTAGAAAAAGGAGACGAGGTTGAAGAAGGTCAGATATTAGCTAAAATAGATGATCTTGACTATCAGATAGCGTACTTGAATGCCTTAAATGATTACGAATCATCAACCAACGTAGGTGAACGGATGAAGGAAGTAAAAAGGTTACAGTTGGAAAAAGCAAAGAAGAATTTGGAAGAAACTGAGATAAAATCACCTGTTTCAGGGATAGTAAACACAGTAAATATTTCCAAGGGAGATATGGTTGGAACAACTTCTGCCGTATTAACTATAGTGGATAATAGCACAATAAAAGTTGAAACTGCGGTTGATGAAATAGATTTCCCGCTTATAAATGAAGGCATGGACGCAACAATAAGAATAGATCCTTTGAATTTAGAAGAGCCAGGAGTAATAACATGGGTTAGTCCAACTACTCAAACGGATATGGGGGTAGTTGTTATACCAATTGAAATTGAATTTACACAAGATAATCCTCAAAATCTCCTGATTCCCGGTATGACAGCCGATGTAGAAATAGTTACCTTAAAATTGGAAAACACAGTAGCTGTACCAAAAGATGCCATTCATGAAGGGGTTGATGGGGCAAAAATAGTATACAAAAAGACTGCAGAAGGTGGTATGGAACCTGTTCAAGTACAAACTGGAAAAGAAACGGATAGCATGGTTGAAATAACTGCGGGTTTAAAAGCAGGAGATAAGGTTTTGATATTGCCATCTCAAGAAGAAGCACAAAGAATAATGCAAAATTATGGTATTCCAATGGGAGTACCTGTTGCTCCAGGCGCTGTTCCTCAAGGTCCTGGAGGAGGCGGATTTTGA
- a CDS encoding metal-sensitive transcriptional regulator has product MSSNYNKDNLIRRLKRIEGQVRGLQKMLEEERRCADILTQLSAVKGALNKTAEEIMKGYTKSCILEYEETGNEKMLDELIQVLSKFREI; this is encoded by the coding sequence ATGTCTTCAAACTACAACAAAGATAATTTAATCAGGCGATTGAAAAGAATAGAAGGTCAAGTTAGGGGCCTTCAAAAAATGTTGGAAGAAGAAAGAAGATGTGCAGATATATTAACACAGTTATCTGCGGTGAAAGGAGCTTTAAATAAAACCGCTGAAGAAATAATGAAAGGTTATACAAAAAGCTGTATATTAGAATATGAAGAAACAGGAAACGAAAAGATGCTAGACGAATTAATACAAGTTTTATCAAAATTTAGAGAAATATGA